In Amycolatopsis sp. EV170708-02-1, the following are encoded in one genomic region:
- a CDS encoding alpha-L-arabinofuranosidase C-terminal domain-containing protein: MRSRSTRISVLSLTIAAGVLVPVQTASGQTPTTDYSLAVDAAGRGATIDRSMYGVFFEDINRAADGGLYAELVQNRSFEYDKADNASYTPLTSWAPTSLNGGTGTATVADDDRRLNERNRRYLKLDLTRGEYGVANSGYNSGIRVEKGKQYDFSVFARTDRAAGTPLTAAVTDPAGKALADPVRVQVRGDGWVRYTGTVRARESSALGRLALTASGGGTLRLDMVSLFPRDTYKNRPNGMRADLAEKIAALKPGFVRFPGGCLVNTGSHQGYEAPNWERKRSYQWKDTIGPVEQRATNANFWGYNQSYGIGYYEYFQFSEDIGAMPLPVVPALVTGCGQNKATDDPALLRRHIQDTLDLIEFANGPVTSTWGRKRAEMGHPAPFNLTHVGVGNEENLPDEFFARFTEFRKAIAAKYPGITVISNSGPDDTGGTFDRLWELNRNAKVSMVDEHYYNSPQWFLQNNQRYDSYDRNGPKVFLGEYASLDNKFGNALAEAAYMTGLERNADVVKLASYAPLLANTDYVQWKPDMIWFDNQRSWASASYETQKLFMTNVGDHVVPSKASGTPSTVAPISGAVGLSTWATSAAYDDVKVTSADGAQLFSDDFSGDDSRWTKVAGRGSWAVSNGAYVQSDQAAENTLVTAGDPSWSNYDFSVKATKTGGKEGFLVAFGVKDTGNNYWWNLGGWNNTVSAVEKTEGGGKSTLLQNDTKIETGRQYDLRVEVRGRQVTLFLDGQKWGSFTDDKIAEPFRQVVTRDVKTGELLVKVVNAQAAAARTRVDLGTRVQPGATARVTTLQGSPDDVNTAFTTPIAPRESRFSGVSNTFTYTFPPNSVTFLRFPARVRG, encoded by the coding sequence GTGCGCAGCAGGTCAACCCGGATCAGTGTGCTGTCCCTGACCATCGCCGCCGGTGTCCTCGTGCCCGTTCAGACCGCTTCGGGCCAGACACCGACGACCGACTACAGCCTCGCCGTGGACGCGGCGGGACGCGGTGCCACGATCGACCGTTCGATGTACGGCGTCTTCTTCGAGGACATCAACCGCGCCGCGGACGGCGGCCTGTACGCCGAACTCGTGCAGAACCGGTCGTTCGAGTACGACAAGGCCGACAATGCCTCGTACACCCCGCTGACGTCGTGGGCACCCACTTCGCTCAACGGGGGAACCGGCACGGCGACGGTGGCCGACGACGACCGGCGGCTCAACGAACGGAACCGGCGCTATCTCAAGCTCGACCTCACCCGTGGCGAATACGGCGTCGCGAACTCCGGCTACAACTCGGGGATCCGGGTCGAGAAGGGCAAGCAGTACGACTTCTCGGTGTTCGCGCGGACGGATCGCGCGGCGGGCACCCCGCTCACCGCCGCCGTCACCGATCCGGCGGGCAAGGCGCTCGCCGATCCGGTGCGGGTCCAGGTCCGCGGCGACGGCTGGGTGCGCTACACCGGCACCGTCCGGGCGCGGGAGTCGAGCGCGCTGGGCAGGCTCGCGCTGACCGCGTCCGGCGGTGGCACGCTGCGGCTGGACATGGTGTCGCTGTTCCCGCGCGACACCTACAAGAACCGGCCGAACGGCATGCGGGCCGATCTCGCCGAGAAGATCGCCGCGCTCAAGCCCGGCTTCGTGCGCTTCCCCGGCGGCTGCCTGGTCAACACCGGCAGCCACCAGGGCTACGAGGCGCCGAACTGGGAGCGGAAACGCTCGTACCAGTGGAAGGACACGATCGGGCCGGTCGAGCAGCGGGCCACGAACGCGAACTTCTGGGGTTACAACCAGTCCTACGGCATCGGCTACTACGAGTATTTCCAGTTCTCCGAGGACATCGGCGCGATGCCGCTGCCGGTGGTGCCGGCGCTGGTCACCGGCTGCGGGCAGAACAAGGCGACCGACGATCCGGCGCTGCTGCGGCGGCACATCCAGGACACGCTCGACCTGATCGAGTTCGCCAACGGCCCGGTCACCTCGACCTGGGGCAGGAAGCGGGCCGAGATGGGGCATCCGGCGCCGTTCAACCTGACGCACGTCGGCGTCGGCAACGAGGAGAACCTGCCCGACGAGTTCTTCGCCCGCTTCACCGAGTTCCGCAAGGCGATCGCGGCGAAGTACCCGGGCATCACGGTGATCAGCAACTCGGGACCGGACGACACCGGCGGGACGTTCGACCGGCTGTGGGAGCTGAACCGGAACGCGAAGGTCTCGATGGTCGACGAGCATTACTACAACAGTCCGCAGTGGTTCCTCCAGAACAACCAGCGGTACGACTCCTACGACCGCAACGGGCCGAAGGTGTTCCTCGGCGAGTACGCGTCGCTCGACAACAAGTTCGGCAACGCGCTGGCCGAAGCCGCGTACATGACCGGGCTGGAGCGGAACGCCGACGTCGTCAAGCTCGCGTCGTACGCGCCCCTGCTGGCGAACACCGACTACGTGCAGTGGAAGCCGGACATGATCTGGTTCGACAACCAGCGGTCCTGGGCTTCGGCCAGCTACGAGACACAGAAGCTGTTCATGACCAACGTCGGTGATCACGTCGTCCCGAGCAAGGCCTCCGGTACACCGTCCACGGTCGCGCCCATCTCGGGTGCGGTGGGACTGTCCACTTGGGCGACGAGCGCGGCGTACGACGACGTCAAGGTCACCTCGGCCGACGGCGCCCAACTGTTCTCGGACGACTTCTCCGGCGACGATTCGCGCTGGACGAAGGTCGCCGGGCGGGGGTCGTGGGCGGTGTCGAACGGGGCGTACGTCCAGTCCGACCAGGCCGCCGAGAACACCCTGGTGACCGCTGGTGATCCGTCGTGGAGCAACTACGACTTCTCGGTGAAGGCGACCAAGACCGGCGGCAAGGAAGGCTTCCTGGTCGCGTTCGGCGTCAAGGACACCGGCAACAACTACTGGTGGAACCTCGGTGGCTGGAACAACACCGTCTCGGCCGTCGAGAAGACCGAAGGCGGGGGCAAATCGACCCTGCTCCAGAACGACACCAAGATCGAGACCGGCAGGCAGTACGACCTGCGCGTCGAGGTCCGTGGCCGCCAGGTGACGCTGTTCCTCGACGGACAGAAATGGGGTTCGTTCACCGACGACAAGATCGCCGAACCGTTCCGCCAGGTCGTCACGCGCGACGTCAAGACCGGTGAACTGCTGGTCAAGGTGGTCAACGCGCAGGCCGCCGCGGCCCGGACCCGGGTCGACCTCGGCACCCGCGTCCAGCCTGGCGCGACCGCCCGCGTGACGACGTTGCAGGGCTCGCCGGACGACGTCAACACCGCCTTCACCACGCCGATCGCACCTCGCGAATCGCGGTTCTCCGGCGTGTCGAACACCTTCACCTACACCTTCCCACCGAACTCCGTGACCTTCCTGCGGTTCCCGGCCCGAGTGAGGGGATGA
- a CDS encoding family 43 glycosylhydrolase, translating into MTIDRRDLFRAGGGLLAATAVGSLTPGTAQAAETAPVPLTTRNPLVEQRADPFITRLVNGMYYLTGSVPEYDRIVVRGAATLDGLATARETTIWRRPPSGKMGGHIWAPELHRIDGRWYVYFAAGDSDDVFRIRTYVLESTSDDPRAGTWVLRGQMVTKWDTFTLDSTTFEHRGKRYFAWAQSEPGIATNSNLYLAEMASPLALKGDPVRLAVPTLPWEIQGFKVNEGPAVLVRNGRVFMTYSASATDARYCMGLLTADERSDLLDPRSWTKSPQPVFTTNEATRQYGPGHNSFTVAEDGSDVLVYHARDYRDITGDPLYDPNRHTRVQRLYWNADGTPSFGVPVGKGGPCVRLSPLDDPALYVRHYEYRLTADGNVRELADSQFRVVAGFRGAGTVALQSVNFPDRYVRVVDATTVRIDPYDESDAYGRAASFTQVPGLSDRLAVSFRLLGEPATYLAHDKGRILVFRPGTAVRDRQRVSFRLS; encoded by the coding sequence ATGACCATCGACCGACGTGACCTGTTCAGAGCGGGAGGCGGACTGCTTGCCGCCACCGCAGTCGGAAGCTTGACGCCGGGCACGGCGCAGGCCGCCGAAACCGCCCCCGTGCCGCTGACCACGCGGAACCCGCTGGTCGAGCAGCGGGCCGATCCGTTCATCACCCGGCTGGTGAACGGGATGTACTACCTGACCGGTTCGGTGCCCGAATACGACCGCATCGTCGTCCGCGGCGCCGCCACACTCGACGGCCTGGCCACCGCCAGGGAGACGACGATCTGGCGTCGTCCGCCGTCCGGGAAGATGGGCGGCCACATCTGGGCGCCGGAACTGCACCGGATCGACGGGCGCTGGTACGTCTACTTCGCCGCGGGCGACTCGGACGACGTGTTCCGCATCCGGACCTACGTGCTGGAGTCCACTTCGGACGATCCACGCGCGGGAACGTGGGTGCTGCGCGGGCAGATGGTGACGAAGTGGGACACCTTCACGCTGGACTCGACGACGTTCGAGCATCGAGGCAAGCGGTACTTCGCCTGGGCGCAGAGCGAACCCGGGATCGCGACCAACAGCAATCTGTACCTCGCCGAGATGGCCTCGCCGCTGGCGCTCAAGGGTGATCCCGTCCGGCTCGCGGTGCCGACGCTGCCTTGGGAGATCCAGGGGTTCAAGGTCAACGAAGGGCCGGCGGTGCTCGTCCGCAACGGCCGGGTGTTCATGACCTACTCGGCCAGTGCCACCGACGCCCGGTACTGCATGGGCTTGCTGACCGCGGACGAACGGTCGGATCTGCTCGACCCGCGTTCGTGGACGAAGTCGCCGCAGCCGGTGTTCACCACGAACGAGGCGACCCGGCAGTACGGTCCTGGGCACAACTCGTTCACCGTCGCCGAGGACGGCTCCGACGTCCTCGTGTACCACGCCCGCGACTACCGCGACATCACCGGAGACCCGCTGTACGACCCGAATCGGCACACCCGGGTGCAGCGGCTGTACTGGAACGCCGACGGGACGCCGAGTTTCGGTGTCCCGGTCGGCAAAGGCGGCCCTTGCGTGCGGCTGTCCCCGTTGGACGATCCCGCCTTGTACGTGCGGCATTACGAGTACCGGCTGACCGCGGACGGCAATGTCCGCGAACTGGCCGATTCCCAGTTCCGCGTCGTCGCCGGTTTCCGCGGCGCGGGCACTGTCGCACTGCAGTCGGTGAACTTCCCGGACCGGTACGTCCGGGTGGTGGACGCGACGACCGTGCGGATCGATCCGTACGACGAAAGCGACGCCTACGGCCGGGCGGCGAGTTTCACCCAGGTGCCGGGCCTTTCCGACCGGCTGGCGGTGTCGTTCCGCCTCCTGGGTGAACCTGCCACCTATTTGGCCCACGACAAGGGAAGGATCTTGGTCTTCCGTCCCGGTACCGCCGTGCGGGATCGTCAACGGGTCAGCTTCCGGCTCAGCTGA
- a CDS encoding glycoside hydrolase family 2 TIM barrel-domain containing protein, translating to MLRTRPMVLVLAMLAGTLVAAATPAAADVQSYLDDPRKVSEGQEPPHAFLKPYADVSAAARRDERSPYTVSLDGKWRIAMADNPSQVPAGFHDDGYDASRWREVSVPHTWQTDGLDHPIFRNIATEIQPDDPPRVPRDVNPTGAYVRDFTLPANWTERETFLRFEGVTSAYFVWVNGKYIGYDQGGYTPAEFAISSALRPGPNRIAVQVHRWSAGAYLEDVDQWRYSGIFRSVTLHSTPGTFIQDVGLTTDLDATYTDATLKAAVEVAAKPGGTTGRHRVGLSLRDAAGREAGTTSGEVDAGGKTTLSLPVRNPAKWTDETPNLYTAVLTLTAPDGRVTHITSETVGFREIEIRDKQLLVNGKRVLFKGVNRAETDPDHGRHVPRRAQERDVALMKQLNVNAVRTSHYPSDPYFYELADRHGLWIDDEIDIETHNHENCAQYCQANDPAWRDAFFDRMIGMVERDKNHPSVFLWDTGNEAGLGAHHFALAEWLDANEPTRPIYHQSNSPDGDAPFADVWGPRYPSPEKFAEQAKNTTKPLIFGEYAHAMGNSLGNFREFWDTIRANPQTQGGFIWDWAEQNIRQPIRITLDSSGNDISAHVTGKPDLVEGHRGKALGLSGLDDFVEVYRDRKLDITGKALTLDAWVKPGKWTGDFRILGKGDHQYALKMKTQDTLEFFIHSGTWQAVQAKVPADFYGNWHRVSGTYDGTALRLYLDGKEIGSKPFTGTIDSSSAEVNIGRDFETSWNDPSSIGWMGRGAVDDVRIYDKPLSATELSGTTPVGGAVLALDFDSVTELGSHLSYGSSLSGVDGLIGSDRSVQPETAQMAWAHQPLRFAYSGGTVSVTNERQFKGTDELNLRWRIQEGSRVVARGEQPLRVGAGSIGKVTVPVPPNPADRERFLTVEAVTTQGEPMLARGHVLAHDQFSLGGKRVPGLDRTPLDGKSVGVVEDAASVTASAAGVTYRVDKATGTLTSIRHQGKELLSGGPKLDAWRAPISNETFAWGRAEGEDWRKAGLDRLKTTVTGVRVEKDGSRGVRVIVDSRVAAPDVAGAWFDQTMTYAVDRSGTLSLGNRVIPQGSVRTLPYLPRIGVSLAVPDRYDRFAWYGRKAESYVDRKDGTPIGVQSSTVDEQYVEYHRPQDHGNHTDSRWALLTDGRTGGLLVSGANDVSVTPFDDLDRAAYPFQLQRNKGWFTLHASHAVTGVGDTPNPVRERSQVQPDSTYEYTLSVRPLTAQEARAGLPAGG from the coding sequence GTGCTGCGAACACGCCCCATGGTCCTGGTCCTGGCGATGCTCGCCGGGACCCTCGTCGCGGCCGCCACTCCGGCAGCCGCCGACGTCCAGTCCTATCTCGACGATCCACGAAAAGTCTCCGAAGGACAGGAACCACCGCACGCTTTCCTTAAGCCGTATGCGGACGTTTCCGCGGCGGCCCGTCGCGACGAACGGAGCCCGTACACGGTTTCGCTCGATGGCAAATGGCGGATCGCCATGGCGGACAACCCGTCCCAGGTCCCGGCGGGATTCCACGACGACGGTTACGACGCGTCCCGCTGGCGCGAGGTGTCCGTGCCGCACACGTGGCAGACGGACGGTCTGGACCACCCGATCTTCCGCAACATCGCCACCGAGATCCAGCCCGACGACCCGCCGCGCGTCCCCCGTGACGTCAATCCGACCGGCGCCTACGTCCGCGACTTCACCCTGCCCGCGAACTGGACGGAACGCGAGACCTTCCTGCGGTTCGAGGGCGTCACGTCGGCATACTTCGTCTGGGTGAACGGGAAGTACATCGGCTACGACCAGGGCGGCTACACGCCGGCGGAGTTCGCCATCTCGTCCGCGCTGCGGCCGGGACCGAACCGGATCGCCGTGCAGGTGCACCGCTGGAGCGCCGGCGCCTACCTGGAAGACGTCGACCAGTGGCGGTACTCGGGCATCTTCCGCTCGGTGACGCTGCATTCGACGCCGGGGACGTTCATCCAGGACGTCGGGCTGACGACCGACCTCGACGCGACCTACACCGACGCCACCCTCAAGGCCGCGGTCGAGGTCGCCGCCAAACCGGGCGGAACCACGGGCAGGCACCGCGTCGGGCTGAGCCTGCGCGACGCGGCGGGCAGGGAGGCCGGGACCACGAGCGGGGAGGTCGACGCGGGCGGCAAGACCACGCTGAGCCTGCCCGTCCGGAATCCGGCGAAGTGGACCGACGAGACACCGAACCTGTACACGGCCGTCCTCACGCTGACCGCGCCCGACGGCCGCGTCACGCACATCACCAGTGAGACGGTCGGGTTCCGCGAGATCGAGATCCGCGACAAGCAGCTGCTGGTCAACGGGAAACGGGTGCTGTTCAAGGGCGTCAACCGCGCCGAGACCGACCCCGACCACGGCAGGCACGTGCCCCGGCGCGCGCAGGAACGCGACGTCGCGCTGATGAAACAGCTCAACGTCAACGCGGTCCGCACCTCGCACTACCCGTCGGATCCCTATTTCTACGAGCTGGCCGACCGGCACGGGCTCTGGATCGACGACGAGATCGACATCGAGACCCACAACCACGAGAACTGCGCTCAGTACTGCCAGGCGAACGACCCGGCCTGGCGGGACGCGTTCTTCGACCGCATGATCGGCATGGTCGAACGGGACAAGAACCATCCGAGTGTCTTCCTGTGGGACACCGGTAACGAGGCCGGTCTCGGCGCGCATCACTTCGCGCTGGCGGAGTGGCTGGACGCGAACGAGCCGACCCGGCCGATCTACCACCAGTCGAACAGTCCGGACGGTGACGCGCCGTTCGCCGACGTGTGGGGACCGCGGTATCCGTCGCCGGAGAAGTTCGCCGAACAGGCGAAGAACACCACGAAACCGCTGATCTTCGGCGAGTACGCCCACGCGATGGGCAACAGTCTTGGCAACTTCCGGGAGTTCTGGGACACGATCCGGGCGAATCCGCAGACCCAGGGCGGGTTCATCTGGGACTGGGCGGAACAGAACATCCGGCAGCCGATCCGGATCACGCTCGATTCGTCGGGCAACGACATCTCGGCGCATGTCACCGGAAAGCCGGATCTGGTGGAAGGGCATCGAGGAAAGGCTCTGGGACTGTCCGGCCTCGACGATTTCGTCGAGGTCTACCGCGACCGGAAACTCGACATCACCGGGAAGGCGCTCACCTTGGACGCCTGGGTGAAACCGGGGAAGTGGACCGGCGACTTCCGCATCCTCGGCAAGGGCGACCATCAGTACGCGCTGAAGATGAAGACGCAGGACACACTGGAGTTCTTCATCCACAGTGGAACGTGGCAGGCGGTCCAGGCGAAGGTGCCCGCCGACTTCTACGGGAACTGGCACCGGGTGAGCGGAACCTACGACGGCACGGCCCTGCGGCTCTACCTCGACGGCAAGGAGATCGGGAGCAAACCGTTCACCGGCACGATCGACTCGTCTTCGGCGGAGGTGAACATCGGCCGGGACTTCGAGACGTCGTGGAACGACCCGTCGAGCATCGGCTGGATGGGCCGCGGTGCCGTCGACGACGTCCGTATCTACGACAAGCCGTTGTCCGCCACGGAGTTGTCCGGCACCACTCCGGTGGGCGGGGCCGTTCTGGCGCTGGACTTCGACAGTGTCACGGAGCTGGGGAGCCACCTGTCGTACGGGTCTAGTCTGTCCGGTGTGGACGGTCTGATCGGTTCGGACCGTTCGGTGCAGCCGGAAACCGCGCAGATGGCCTGGGCGCATCAGCCGCTCCGATTCGCCTACTCGGGCGGCACGGTTTCGGTGACCAACGAGCGGCAGTTCAAGGGCACCGACGAGCTGAACCTGCGGTGGCGGATCCAGGAAGGCTCCCGGGTGGTCGCCCGGGGCGAGCAGCCGTTGCGGGTCGGGGCCGGGTCGATCGGAAAGGTCACCGTCCCGGTGCCGCCGAATCCCGCGGACCGCGAGCGGTTCCTCACCGTCGAAGCGGTGACGACCCAGGGCGAGCCGATGCTGGCGCGAGGACATGTCCTGGCGCACGATCAGTTCTCTCTGGGCGGGAAGCGGGTTCCAGGCTTGGACAGGACTCCGCTCGACGGGAAGTCCGTCGGAGTCGTCGAGGACGCTGCTTCGGTGACGGCGTCGGCGGCAGGCGTCACGTACCGGGTGGACAAGGCCACCGGCACGCTGACGTCCATCCGGCACCAGGGCAAGGAACTGTTGAGCGGTGGGCCGAAGCTCGACGCGTGGCGGGCACCGATCAGCAACGAGACGTTCGCCTGGGGCAGGGCCGAGGGCGAGGACTGGCGGAAGGCCGGGCTCGACCGGTTGAAGACCACGGTCACCGGGGTGCGGGTCGAGAAGGACGGTTCGCGTGGCGTTCGGGTGATCGTCGACAGCCGGGTCGCGGCGCCGGACGTCGCCGGGGCTTGGTTCGACCAGACGATGACCTACGCCGTGGACCGGAGCGGGACTTTGAGTCTCGGCAACCGGGTGATTCCGCAGGGGAGTGTGCGCACCCTCCCGTATCTGCCGCGGATCGGTGTCTCACTGGCGGTGCCGGACCGATATGACCGGTTCGCCTGGTATGGACGGAAAGCCGAGAGCTACGTCGACCGCAAGGACGGGACGCCGATCGGTGTGCAGTCGAGCACGGTGGACGAACAGTACGTCGAGTACCACCGGCCGCAGGACCACGGCAACCACACCGACAGCCGGTGGGCGCTGCTCACCGACGGCCGGACCGGTGGCCTGCTGGTCTCGGGCGCGAACGACGTCAGCGTGACACCGTTCGACGATCTCGACCGGGCGGCGTACCCGTTCCAGCTGCAGCGCAACAAGGGCTGGTTCACGCTGCACGCGAGCCACGCGGTGACCGGGGTCGGGGACACGCCGAACCCGGTGCGGGAGCGCAGCCAGGTCCAGCCGGACAGCACGTACGAGTACACGCTGTCGGTGCGTCCGTTGACCGCGCAGGAAGCACGGGCAGGGTTGCCGGCCGGCGGCTGA
- a CDS encoding MFS transporter codes for MASSRWGGLAALLAGFFVLLLDATIVAVASPSIQADLGGDVSALFWVTAGYLLAFSVPLLVAGRLGDLFDPKRVYLVGMGGFAVASALCAVAPSIGWLIAFRILQGLAAAAMSPQPLTLIRRLFADDERGRAFGIWGSVAAAATLLGPVLGGLLTASLDWRWIFWVNVPLCAVAVVLGVRLIPGSRGGAARFDLLGAALSTAGLSLLVWALLSWSLLSVPATALAAVLLVGFRLQERRQGADALAPLHLYRSTGYLSASLAMASLGATVLAMALPVMLYIQDMRGFGPIEAAMVLAPDAVVAILLSPPAGRWVDRVGGRRPAILGMSLLATSLLLIGLVVVLSLNPWWISVGAALLGAANAMAWSPLSAIAMASVAPEAAGGASGLFNTVRQVGAVGGVAVTGAILAGLESRPGLGFGVVFGFVGLVAVGGVVAAFRLPRVVKVSETVEVG; via the coding sequence ATGGCATCTTCTCGATGGGGCGGCCTCGCGGCCCTGCTGGCGGGATTCTTCGTTCTCCTGCTCGACGCGACGATCGTCGCCGTGGCGAGCCCGAGCATCCAAGCCGACCTCGGCGGGGACGTCTCGGCGCTGTTCTGGGTGACGGCGGGCTACCTGCTCGCGTTCTCGGTCCCGTTGCTGGTCGCCGGAAGGCTCGGCGACCTCTTCGACCCGAAGCGGGTATATCTCGTCGGCATGGGAGGCTTCGCGGTCGCCTCCGCGCTGTGTGCGGTCGCGCCGTCGATCGGCTGGCTGATCGCCTTCCGGATCCTGCAAGGGCTGGCAGCCGCCGCGATGTCCCCTCAACCACTCACGTTGATCCGGCGGCTTTTCGCCGACGACGAGAGAGGTCGCGCTTTCGGTATCTGGGGTTCGGTGGCCGCCGCCGCCACCTTGCTCGGCCCCGTTCTGGGCGGACTGCTGACCGCGAGCCTGGATTGGCGCTGGATCTTCTGGGTCAACGTGCCGCTCTGTGCCGTGGCCGTCGTACTGGGCGTTCGCCTGATTCCGGGAAGCCGAGGAGGCGCCGCCCGCTTCGACCTGCTCGGTGCCGCGCTGAGCACGGCCGGCCTGAGCCTGCTGGTCTGGGCTCTGCTGTCCTGGAGCCTGCTCTCAGTGCCGGCCACCGCCCTCGCCGCGGTGCTCCTGGTTGGTTTTCGGCTTCAAGAACGCAGACAAGGCGCGGACGCGCTCGCGCCCTTGCACCTCTATCGCTCCACCGGGTACCTGTCCGCGAGCCTCGCGATGGCGTCGCTCGGCGCGACGGTCCTCGCGATGGCGCTTCCCGTCATGCTCTACATCCAAGACATGCGAGGCTTCGGGCCGATCGAGGCCGCGATGGTCCTCGCGCCGGACGCCGTCGTCGCGATCCTGTTGTCGCCACCGGCCGGCCGATGGGTGGACCGGGTGGGCGGACGCCGCCCGGCGATCCTCGGCATGAGCTTGCTCGCGACGAGCCTGCTGCTCATCGGGCTGGTGGTGGTGCTGAGCCTGAATCCTTGGTGGATCTCGGTGGGGGCCGCGCTTTTGGGTGCTGCGAACGCGATGGCGTGGTCGCCGTTGTCCGCCATCGCGATGGCGTCCGTGGCTCCGGAGGCCGCAGGTGGCGCCTCAGGTCTGTTCAACACGGTCAGGCAGGTGGGCGCGGTCGGCGGGGTCGCGGTGACCGGGGCGATTCTGGCGGGGCTGGAATCTCGGCCGGGGTTGGGTTTTGGTGTTGTCTTCGGATTTGTGGGGCTTGTTGCCGTGGGTGGGGTTGTGGCGGCGTTTCGGCTTCCTCGGGTCGTGAAGGTAAGTGAAACGGTTGAGGTCGGCTGA
- a CDS encoding HNH endonuclease signature motif containing protein, with product MSETFLPELPQELWRAGALELAHGVQQSLRVIRVATAALGQFLAEIESRGVKDLYGHGSTASWFAEMAGLSRAEAGAVVKRAIALNPTRALDGTEVPAVAPATAAVAAAGLIGDERIDQILEILKRLPADTSAEDRAKAEKILADLAPNAGPAQLTKAEANLLGWLDPDGKEPKDPEPKEPRREITLERRKDGFWKLTGLLDDETGARTAAALEAHAQPRPVDEFGQADLRMKCERLGDAWADLLDLAIACPDQPGTSGYRTLVNVTIGLEELKSGLGTACLDFVGTMTAREARLAACDCLMLPVVMSASGEPLDMGRLRRFVTPGQRRALNIRDGGCAFPGCHRKPKNCHAHHIHHWADGGPTELRNLVLLCGFHHRLIHHGDWEVRMAADGLPEFIPPQYRDPLRIPRRNTLHHV from the coding sequence GTGTCCGAGACCTTCCTCCCCGAACTGCCGCAGGAGTTGTGGCGCGCTGGCGCGCTGGAGCTTGCGCATGGCGTGCAGCAGTCCTTGCGGGTGATTCGGGTGGCGACTGCCGCGCTGGGGCAGTTCTTGGCGGAGATCGAGTCTCGGGGCGTCAAAGACTTGTACGGCCATGGCAGCACGGCCAGCTGGTTCGCGGAGATGGCGGGATTGTCCCGCGCCGAGGCCGGTGCGGTCGTGAAGCGGGCCATCGCCCTGAACCCCACCCGCGCTCTGGACGGCACCGAAGTCCCCGCCGTTGCTCCCGCCACCGCCGCGGTCGCCGCCGCGGGACTGATCGGGGACGAACGGATCGACCAGATCCTGGAGATCCTGAAACGGCTTCCCGCCGATACCTCTGCGGAGGATCGGGCGAAGGCGGAGAAGATCCTCGCCGACCTCGCTCCGAATGCCGGACCCGCACAGCTCACCAAGGCCGAAGCGAACCTGCTGGGCTGGCTGGACCCCGACGGCAAGGAACCCAAAGACCCCGAACCCAAGGAGCCACGCCGGGAAATCACCCTGGAACGCCGCAAAGACGGCTTCTGGAAACTCACCGGCCTCCTCGACGATGAAACCGGGGCTCGCACCGCCGCCGCGTTGGAAGCGCATGCGCAGCCACGGCCAGTCGACGAATTCGGCCAAGCCGACCTGCGGATGAAGTGCGAGCGCCTGGGAGACGCCTGGGCCGACCTGCTCGATCTGGCGATCGCCTGCCCGGACCAGCCCGGGACCAGCGGCTACCGCACCTTGGTGAACGTCACCATCGGACTTGAGGAACTGAAGTCCGGTCTCGGGACCGCCTGCCTCGACTTCGTCGGCACGATGACCGCCCGCGAAGCACGGCTCGCGGCCTGCGACTGCCTGATGTTGCCGGTGGTGATGAGCGCCTCGGGTGAGCCGCTGGATATGGGACGGCTACGACGATTCGTCACCCCAGGCCAACGCAGGGCGTTGAACATTCGCGACGGTGGCTGCGCCTTCCCCGGCTGTCATCGGAAACCGAAGAACTGCCACGCCCACCACATACATCACTGGGCAGACGGAGGCCCCACAGAGCTCCGGAACTTGGTGCTGCTGTGCGGTTTCCATCACCGGCTGATTCACCACGGTGACTGGGAAGTACGTATGGCCGCCGACGGCCTACCGGAGTTCATCCCACCCCAATACCGGGATCCGCTCCGAATACCCCGTCGTAACACCCTGCACCACGTATAG